In Cynocephalus volans isolate mCynVol1 chromosome 3, mCynVol1.pri, whole genome shotgun sequence, one DNA window encodes the following:
- the SERPINA3 gene encoding alpha-1-antichymotrypsin, translating into MSPLLALGLLVAGFCPAVLCHPGGTLDQHNLTSEDQDNGTHVNNLRLASSNIDFAFSLYKQLALETPGKNIIFSPLSISTALAFLSLGAHSTTLVEILEGLKFNLTETSETEIHQGFQHLLRTLNAQSDQLQLSTGNALFVAEQLKLLEKFVEDAKGLYASETFATNFEDSAAAKQFINDYVKKETQGKIVDLIKDLDPQTVMVLVNYIFFKAKWKTPFDPHDTSQKRFYLNKKSWVMVPMMSVQDLSMPYLRDEGLSCTVVELEYTANASALFVLPDAGKMQQVEAALLPETLQRWRDSLQMRWIDEFYLPKFSISSDYNLEGILPQMGISEVFTTQADLSGVTGDRNLMLSQVVHKALLDVAEVGTEAAAATGVKLIPMSAKVGPKTTVNFNRTFLVILIPTDSLNILFLGKVANPKQT; encoded by the exons CGTAAACAACCTCAGATTAGCCTCCAGCAACATTGACTTCGCCTTCAGCCTCTACAAGCAATTGGCTTTGGAGACCCCCGGGAAGAATATCATCTTCTCCCCACTGAGCATCTCCACAGCCTTGGCCTTCCTGTCCCTGGGGGCCCACAGCACCACCCTGGTGGAGATTCTGGAAGGCCTCAAGTTCAACCTCACAGAGACCTCCGAGACAGAAATCCACCAGGGTTTCCAGCACCTCCTGCGTACACTCAACGCACAGAGCGACCAGCTGCAGCTGAGCACGGGCAATGCTTTGTTTGTCGCGGAGCAGCTGAAGCTGCTAGAGAAGTTCGTGGAGGACGCCAAGGGGCTGTATGCGTCCGAGACCTTCGCCACCAATTTTGAAGACTCCGCAGCCGCCAAGCAGTTCATCAATGACTACGTGAAGAAGGAAACCCAGGGGAAAATCGTGGATCTGATCAAGGACCTCGACCCTCAGACGGTGATGGTCCTGGTGAATTACATCTTCTTTAAAG CCAAGTGGAAGACGCCCTTTGATCCCCACGATACCTCCCAGAAGCGGTTCTACTTGAACAAGAAAAGTTGGGTGATGGTGCCCATGATGAGCGTCCAAGACCTGAGCATGCCCTACCTCCGGGACGAGGGGCTGTCCTGCACTGTGGTGGAGCTGGAGTACACAGCCAACGCCAGCGCGCTCTTTGTCCTCCCTGACGCGGGCAAAATGCAGCAAGTGGAAGCCGCGTTGCTCCCTGAGACCCTGCAGCGGTGGAGAGACTCGCTGCAGATGAG aTGGATAGATGAATTCTACTTGCCAAAGTTCTCCATCTCGAGTGACTATAATCTGGAAGGCATACTTCCCCAGATGGGCATTAGTGAAGTCTTCACCACCCAGGCTGACCTGTCAGGGGTCACAGGGGACAGGAACCTGATGCTCTCTCAG GTGGTCCATAAGGCTCTGCTTGATGTGGCTGAGGTGGGCACAGAAGCAGCTGCAGCCACAGGAGTGAAACTTATTCCCATGTCTGCAAAAGTAGGCCCAAAGACAACTGTGAATTTCAACAGGACCTTTCTGGTGATCCTCATCCCCACAGATTCCCTGAACATCCTCTTTCTGGGCAAAGTCGCCAACCCTAAGCAAACCTAG